TGGCGATCTTCTCCGAACAGGACGACCTCGCGTAATGTGTCAAACTTATCGTTTCCGGGGCGATACGGGTCACCGTGCGTCAGGAAGTATGGTTCATTCTTCTGACGCGAAATCACGTGACACTGTCCGCAAACCTTTGCGGATTCAACAGGATCCATAGTTCCCGGGTGGGCGACCGCAGATTTCACATCGGTCGACTTATTCTTTGCCAGCTCAACATGTTCAGAACCGGGGCCGTGACAGGCTTCACAACTGATCCCCAGTTCTCCAACACTGTGCATGGATCTGGTCGGTCCACTCATCCGGGGTTCCCCGCCGGTGGCATGACAACCAATGCATTTCATGTTCCAGATGTTGAACGTGACTGTGTCACGCGGTGGACTCAGAAAAGAATCAATCCGATAGACCCAGCGTTGGCTGTCAATGTGATAGACCCACGGAAACTGCACCAGTGTCCCGTTGGGATTCTGCATCCAGTATGTCTGATGAAGATGTGAACCTGTTGTCATTACAATCTGTCGATGAACGGACGGAAGATTCACGGAACTGTCCGACTGGCCGTTGATGTAGGCACGCATTTCTGCACCAGGGTCAACGGTATCGACCCAGAATTCGTCACCCTGACGATGAAGATGGTACTCGCGTCCCCGGCTGGTCAGATGGATGTCGTTGAACGACGGGACAACGCTCTCGTCAGAGGCTTCCTGTGTCATTGTGCGGTGCCACGTTTTGAACCAGCTGTTGAATTCGGGTTCGTGGCATTCCCTGCAGGCGGTGGCGGATACAAATCCATCTTCTGTATTGCAGGAAGGAAGGCTGCCGGCCTCGACAGCAGGTTTCGATGGCAAACGGGCCTTAGATTTTACCGGATCCATCCCATCGCTAGTTATTAAACTTGAGATAAGAAGTGTCGCGATGGTTGCAAGAAGGACAAATCCCGGAACAAACTTCTTCACGCTGACGCCGCCTCAAGCTCCCGAGGTCAGGTGATCCGCGGGTAAAAAAGGGAGAAAAGCCGGCTCTGTCACAAGCGCAGACAGGTGGCCAGTGGCATTTCGGTGTTTTCTCACAAACTGGAGTTTTCGATTGTGTTAATTTATTAAATAGAATAAAAATAGCCAGTGGGAGATGAACTTTTACCGAACTTCTTTTTGCGACCCGGAGGAAAATTCGAATGAAGAGGAACCTGAAGAAGGGATTTACGCTGATTGAATTGTTGGTGGTCATCGCCATCATCGCCATCTTGATCGCGTTGTTGTTGCCTGCCGTTCAGCAGGCTCGAGAAGCCGCTCGACGGACTCAATGTCGAAATCATTTGAAGCAACTTGCGCTGGCACTGCACAATTATCATGATGTGTATGACCAGTTTCCGATGGGGCGCTACGTGTGCCAATGCTTCGCCGGCCAATCCTGACCCTTGCGGAACCAGCTTCCGCGACGAAGACTGGGGCACCACCTGGGCGATTGCTTTGTTGCCCTATGTTGAGCAGGCCAACCTGTTTAATCAGTGGGATTCCAGCAAGAGTTCCTACGATCAGTCTCCTCACGCGGCTGGACACGGAATGTCATTGGTGTTGAGTTGTCCTTTATGAAGTGTCCAAGTGACAGTGACACGGCGGCAGCTTCTGGTAGTGGCCCTGCTGGCGGAGCCGTCCTGGGGGGCCTTATGCGAAAGGGAACTACGCTGCCAACTATGGTGGTGGATACGCTCAGGAGAACACAGGTGGCAATGGTGTTGACGGAAAGCCGGGCTGGACTGGCGCGAACCTTGGTCCGTTTCACATGCGAGGTGCGGGTTCTCCTCCTCGTCGTTAAAGCGCAAGCTTTCGAGACATGAAGGACGGGACAAGCAACACAATTGCCGTTGGTGAAATTCTGAAGGAACTGAGCAACGGTGACCTTCGTGGTGCATGGGGCCATGCCTCAGCGCAATTTTCAGCGGTTATACGGGGACAGTGAATTCATCGCCATATCGTCCAAATGACGGGCCAAATGGGATAGCAACCCCGAACGCTCCGGCGATGGATAACAACGGCAATCGAACACCGTGGGCCGATTGCCCCGCGTTCTGCGGAAGCGGGCGCCGGCGATAAGCAACTGTTGTGTCTGGATTGCGGTGGTGATGGCCGCGGTGGAAACACGGCACGCAGTCGCCACACCGGAGGAGCCCAGTTTGCAATGTGTGACGGAAGCTGCACGATTCATCAGCGAAAATATCGATCGCGAACTCTACCGTGGCTTGCTGACAATCAGAGGCGGCGAAATTCTCGGCGAGTTCTAAAGCAACGCTGCCGTGATTTCAAACTGAAATGACTCTGGCAGACTGTTGTTTGCCAGAGTCTCTTCTTGCAGACCGAATCTTTTTTTATCGTCAGGACATCAGGCGAAGCAGCCATTCCATGTTCTGTAGAATTCAATTCCAGTCTTCGGCGGCACAAACGAAACGGGGGCATCTGTCTGCCTGTTTCGGCACTGGATTCGAAGACTTGCTACGGAGAAAATGTGACCTATGAAGTATCGACTTCACGGAATTGTCTTGTCGACGATGGCAATTCAGACAATTGCTACCGGCTGATGCAGGGGCATGATGCGTGTGTTGCTGAATGTTTGCCGCGTATTTGGCCTCGGTGTGACATTGAATGCAGGATGCATTGCCGGTTTTTCCACGCGTGATCAGCTTGTGAAGGAATGTTGGTCGCCAGTATGGAAATCCAGACCGCGATGGAAGATACCCATTCGCTGGATCCCAATAAATTTTCCGATGAACACAAGCCGACAGTATCCGCAATCATGGACAAGATGCAGGAACTGCAGAATGCCAGGGGGCGGGACGAAGCCAAAGACATCCTTGACAAAATGGAGGAACTGGCGGAAAAACTGCCGCGAAATTAATTGCAGATCGCGCCCGGAAAGAATGCATTCGAAACCAGAATTCAGACAGCTGCCATCTCACGTGAGAGGGCAGCTTTTCTTTTTGGTTGCCGTATCAGGAGCGATAGAGCATCGCGCGGCGCGGCAATTCGTCCTGTTTTGTGCTCGTTCATCATCGACTTGATATCAACTTGAGGACGCTGGTGGCTAATATTTACGGCCATTCAGGCTTTGCGGCATGCATGCGATGTGGGATGCATTCAGCTGACATCAGGAGAAGGTCGAATAGATGAACGGGTTGAACCTGAAAACAGTTCTGATGCTCATCAGCCTGTCAGCAATGCCAGCGGTGGAGGCGGGTGGTACGCCGCTGCAGAGTGATGCCAACACTGAGACAGCAGATTCTGAGCTCACAGGTGCGATTCTGATTGAGCCTGAATCTCTGCCGAATGGTGCAGCTGTTTCAGAGATCAGAATTCAGGCCGTTGGTGCTGACGGAGCACCGCTTCGTTTTAATGGTCCTGTGACCGTCAGCGGGATGACGCGACGAAAACCTCAGGTGGACGCTTCAGTTCCGTTTGAACCATTCGAATGCGTTGCAGATTTTGACGATGGCATTCTTGTGCTCAATTCAGATGTTGCTGATGGGCGGCACATTTCCATTTCAGAAAGTGGATTGACCATTCGCGAGGGCGAAAGTGTTATCGCCACGCAGCTACAGCCCAGTCGGCTGAGTGACTGGTGGCGCATCGTTCCACCAGTCATTGCCATTCTCCTGGCAATTGTGATCCGGGACGTCAACGTCTCGTTGATCCTGGCGACATTCGCAGGGTGCCTGTTGTATCACAACTTTACAGACATCCCGGGGGCGATCAATCAGCTTTGCGCGACACTGCAGAACCAGTTGGCAGATTCTGATCATGCTTCGGTAATTCTGTTCACGGTGTTTCTTGGGGCGATGATCGGACTGATGAATGACAGTGGTGGCACCCAGGCTGTTGTAAACCGAATGGCAAAGTACGCTAACACACGGGAACGCGGCCAGTTGCTCACCTGGTTGATGGGACTGGTTGTCTTCTTCGATGACTACGCAAACGCATTGCTGATTGGAGGAGCCATGCGCCCGCTGAGTGATCGACTCAGGATCTCACGGGAGAAGCTTGCATTTCTGATCGATTCGACAGCAGCCCCCATCGCAGGCCTCGCCGTTGTCTCTACGTGGGTTGCATTTGAGATTGATCAAATTGCTGCGGGGCTTGCCATTGCCGGAATCAAAGCCGAAGCATCGACGGTCTTTTACGAGAGCATACCGTATCGGATATATCCGATACTGGCGCTGGCGATGGTGGCTACCATCGCGAAGACTGGCAAAGATTTTGGTCCGATGCTTTCAGCCGAACGTGAAGCGTGGCGGCGTGCTCCCGCAATGAACCCGCAGGTCCAGGAAGCGGTTGTCACCGGGAACATGGCGTTTGCCGTTCTTCCCGTTGTGACGCTTGTTGGTCTGGTGATTGTTGGTTTTCTGAATGATGTTGATTCTTACAGGTTGCTGCTGATCGCTTCGTTTATTGCGTCAGTGATAGCATTCCTGTTGCCATTTTTCTGGCGAAAAATGTCGTTTGAGGAATGTTCTGCCAGCTGGACTCGCGGCGTGGGTTCGATGATTCCGGCAGTTATCGTTCTTATTCTTGCATGGGCGGTTTCTGATGTTTGTCGTCCGGACAAACTGGATACGGCCGGGTTCATCATTAACCGCGTTGGTGATTCGATTCGGCCGCAGTTTCTGCCTTCCATTGCGTTCATTGTTGCCGGAGCAATTTCACTTTCCATCGGTAGCTCATTCACGACCATGGCCCTGCTGACACCGTTGTTCATTCCATTGTGCTGGTCATTATCAACGGAGGGTGGCGTAACAGAGTTTTCTGCATCCAGCACTGTGTTTCTCGCAACGGTTGGGGCCATACTGGCAGGTGCAATTTTTGGTGATCACTGTTCCCCGATTTCAGATACAACGGTGCTGTCTTCGGCAGCCTCCGGTTGTGATCACTTGAAGCATGTGAACACTCAGTTTCCGTATGCTTTGCTGGCGGGGGTGTTTTCACTATTGACGGGGTATTTGCCAATGGGTTTTGGCGTTCCCTGGTGGATCACAGTGCCTCTGGGAATGGCCGTCATAGTCGGAGCAATCGTTGTCCTGGGAAAACGGCCAGACGAAGTGGGACGCTCTGCTTCGGATTCCGAATGATGAAGTGCGGACTGATTTCCTGGTTCGATGCTTTTGTTCGCTTAACCTGACAAGCCACAATGCTGACCTGATCTTCCCGATCGACAAACCCTTCGTGAACGTTCTATCCGTCGAGATTCATTATGTCACAGGCACCGCTCAAGGGCATCTTTACTCCGAATCTGGTTCCTTACTCATCAGATGGTGACATCAACGAACCTGAACTTCGACGCTATGTCGACTGGTTGATTTCGCGCGGGGTCCACGGACTGTACCCGAATGGATCCACAGGGGAGTTCACACGGTTTACTCCCGAGGAGCGACGGCGAATTCTGGCAATCATTGCAGATCAGGTACGCGGACGCGTTCCAATTCTGGCCGGGGCCGCGGAAGCCAATGTGAAAGAGACGATCCGGGCGTGTGAGTATTATCATTCTCTGGGGATTCGCGCCGTCGCGATCGTGGCACCGTTCTATTACAAACTGAGTCCTGCGTCAGTCTATGCTTACTTTAGGGAGATTGGTCGGAACACTCCGATCGATGTGACTCTTTACAACATCCCGATGTTTGCCAGTCCGATTGATGTTCCAACAATCCAGCGGTTGTCGGAAGAGTGCGAAAAGATCGTCGCGATCAAGGATTCTTCCGGTGATATTCCCCACATGATCCGCATGATTCAGGCTGTTAAGCCCAATCGCCCGGATTTTGCCTTTCTGACTGGCTGGGATGCCGCATTGATGCCCATGTTGCTGGTGGGGTGTGATGGGGGGACGAATGCCAGTTCGGGTATTGTGCCGGAATTGACCCGCAAATTGTATGACCTGACGACCAGCTATCAGATTGATGCAGCACGCGAAGTGCAGTATGACCTGATCCGCCTGTTTGACACGATGATCTATTCGGCCGAATTTCCAGAAGGGTTCCGCGCTGCCGTTGAACTACGTGGCTTCCGCATGGGACAGGGGCGACAACCATTGTCGGACGATCAGCGTACTGATCTGACTGTGCTGAGCAGAGAATTACAGTGTCTCCTTTCTCAGCACGGTTTTACCGATCAACCTGTTGGTGGATGTCCTGTGGGAGATTCAAATCCATCATCGTCGGGTGAAGAGGTTGGTGCGATTGTGCAGCAGGTTGTCTCGGAACTCCGCCGCCGGGGACTCATGTAGGCCGCTGACATGACATCAGTTCATGTTGTGCCACCTGGCTGGCCCTGGTCGCGAAGTTGTCCTGTGATTTGAATCAGCTGCTCGATCGATTGATGCGAATGGGGATCGAATCGCAGACTCTCGTACAACTCGTACCAACGGACGAACAACTCTTGCTGTTGCGTCGGTTGGGCGGCTCCGATTCTGGCTGCAAACTGGTGCACGGTTTCGTTTGAATGGCGTTCGAAGCCGGATCGTTTCAGCATGAGTTCCACAGAAATTCTTGCGTTGGTCAGGTGCGATATGAATTCAGGCTTTGTTCGCGGATCTGAAAGATCCTTTGATCGTTTGATCCTGGTCAACAGCGAGTAAATCAGCGGAGTCAGGTACCAAAGGCCACCTAAAGCAGCAATGAGGGTGACGAACTTATAGAGTCGTATTCGTTTTATGGAATCCATGAATCGAGTCATGGACATACGTATGGCCTGTTGCCATGCGGCCAGCCCCGATGTCTCCCTCGCTTGAGGTACGCCCGTACCCGGAGTTGGTTCGACAAGAACCCAGCGACTTTGTTCTTCGTCGAAGGCTTCGACCCAGGCGTGCGCGTCCTTGCGTCGAGCAATCCAGAAGCCTGAGGTTGAGCTCCTTTCTCCTGCAACATATCCCGTAACAAATCTTGCGGGGACGCCCGCTTCACGCAGAATCACGACTGCCGCAGTTGCAAAATACTCGCAGTGGGCAGCGGGTTTGTTTTCGAGAAAGTATCCAAGTGGGTCTTCACGACGAGGAATGTAGACGCGCGTTCCATACTCGAAATTGTTGTGAAAGTAGTTTTCAACACGTCTGATCTTTTCTCGTGCCGATTCGGCTCCATCGCAAATACTATGAGCCGCCTTTGTAACTCGTTCGTCCAGGCTCACCGCCAGCTGAAGGTAGAGAGAACGGTCATTATCAGTCAGATCAACGCTTCGAGACTTTGATGGCAGCAGGACTCGATAGTGATTTTCAGCGTGCTGTGACTTGCGTTTCACATTGCCGGAAGAATCCTGTGTATACGCGCCTTTCTGCGTGATGAGACAGTTGGCCGACCGTGGTAAGAGGAAGTATTGCCCGCCGGCACCCTGCTCAGGCCAGATATCAACCACTGATTCCGGTGATGCGAGTCGGCCGGGCTTGAGGCGGTAGATGCCATCATCCTCTCTGACAAAGCTGGAGATGTCGTCCGATGAAATCTCTCGTAATTGACTTTCAGCCGGACTTGCTGTCCAGACATTGTTGTCGAAATGATCAAACGCACAGCCGCCGAGATAGGTAACTGAGTTTGCACCATGAACTCGCAGCATCATTGTTTCGCCCGAGAATTCGGACCAGCCTGTGATGCTGTGCAGCCCGGCCCGGCCTGTGAATCCACTGCAGACATCACGACTTTCCGTGTCGGTCAGGTCAGCAATCCATGAGGACAGCGTCTTTTCGTTTTCCGCCAGGATTCGTGATCCGAGTGCTCCGGCCAGCGAGCCCAGAACCACTGGCAGGCTGAATAGAAAGCGGCGTAACGCGACATTCGTCTGTATGCGGGAATATGTGCGCCGTTCGCTCAGCAGCAGCATAATCATCATTACGCCCAGCGAGCCGGACACTGCGTAGAGCGAGCGTTCTGCATCAGTGACCTGAACGTCACCGACAAAGACGATGGCAAGTCCACCCAGAATCGGAAATCGGGATGGAAGGCGTCGACTGCATGGAATCGTCGCCAGAAGAAAGATCTGCAGCAGGATCAGCAGGCAGACAATTTCATAGGCAAGTTCTGAATAGACGAACGTATGCTGAGGCGAAAGTTCGTGTGGTAAGGTGAAATACTTTATGCCCTGACAGATCGTTATCACGGATGCCCATCGTAAGAAACGAAGTGGCGGTAGCCATTGTCTCCGTGAGACCTGACATGCGATCACTGTCAGAAGCAGATAAATGATGGCTCCGGCCATGCCATCCATAAGCTTCCATAGTAAAAGGCACTGAAGACTCAGAAAGCAGACAGCAACGATTCTCTGCGCAGGATTCGCAGAAACGAATGATCGTGCGTTGTCCACTGGCGGCATCATAATTTCAGTACCTCGCCATTGACGATTGTGTCCGGTGCCATCCGGATAAACTGGACGCCGTCTTCCGGAAACGGCAGTTCCGATTCGGATTCGTTTACAAGCACCACCCTGAATTCGCAACCAGCAGCATGAATGCCATCAACGAGAGTTTGTCGTTCGAGATCCCAGTGCAGAAACACGCAGAATACCGTTGAAATTGACTTCAGCTCTTCAGTGACGGCTGGAGTTAATTCCGGAAGAGGATTTGTTGTTGTGGAGCCAATTCCAGCAAGAATCTCGAGAAGGCGATCAAAGTGATAGGCGCCGGTTGCACCACGGAAAACATGTAATTCGGGTCCGGCCGCAAACATATCCAGAAGTGATTCGGCAGTCTGCATTGATGCTGCAAGGCTCGCAACAAAACAGATGGCCGCTTCAAGATTCTTATTTGATGCAGCGTTCGGAATCTTCAGTGGGTTCCATCGACTGGTGGGCGTAACCCTGGTGTCGAGTACAATGGCGACGCGCATACAGAATTCATCCATGTACTCGCGCACGACGGGTCGTCCAAGCCTTGCCCAGGCTCGAAAGTTAATTCGCGACGCCGGTTCGCCGTAACTGTATTCCCGGTTTCCCACGAATTCAGGAGAATTGCCATCGTGTTTTTGCAGCAACATCCCACCGGGTTGATGACGTGAGCCCGCTGGGATGTTTAGTTCCGGGATCATGTGAAAGTCCGGCAGGACATGCAGTGGCTGAGCGAGTGCCGTGCACTTTCCAAATCGCATCAGATTGAAGGGGAATGTGCTGTGGATTCGCAACGGGGGCAGGTCATAAATACCGCGTGTGGAGGTGGAGAGTGTGACGGGAAGTTCGGCAGACTCACCTGCACGAATTGAAGGAATCATCTCGTGTTTGTTTGCGTGCCGGATTGGCCGTGGAAGTCCATGAAACATGGCCATGATGTCAAAAACAGGCCATCGACCGATGTTTCTAATGGTCAGTGTTCCGCAGACGGTTTGCCCCATTTGTATACTTGATGGCATCGTCAGGACCGCGGACAGCTTCGGCCGAAACAACTGTCCCAATGCCTCCGCGAACAGGACGACGCAGGTCAGGACGCAAAAGAACTGATAGACCGGCAGTTGAACGGTGACAGAACCCAGCCCGCTGATGCCGATCAGGAAGAAGCAAACGCGCCCGGCCGGTGTCAGACGAAAGGCCAGATGACCTTCAGAAAGTCGTTTCGTCTTTCGTTTCACAGGGCCATTCTTCCCCGAATCGAATCCGCTTGTTCCAGCGTAATCATGCCGGAACCGGAAGGGATTCCACGATTTCTCTGATCAGGTCCGAACACATGATTCCGCTGTAGCGTGCCTTCGATGTCCGGACAACTCGATGGGCCAGCACAGGAGCAGCGACCAGCTGGACATCATCCGGAAGTACATACGAACGCTGGTCCAGCATGGCTGCCGATTGAGCTGCGCGAAACAGCATCAGTGAACCACGCGGACTGACACCTAGTTTCAGCATGTTGTGGTATCTGGTGCTGTTCACGATCTCAATCATGTATTCAGCGACAGATTGTTCGACTGTGATCTCACGCACGTGTTTTTGAATTGACAGGATGTCTGCCTGATTGAGTATCGGTGTGAGGTCATCGATTGGTAACGCGACAGCCTGATCGAACAACATCGCAACCTCCATTTCCTTCTCCGGGTAGCCAAGGCTGACGCGCATGAGGAAGCGGTCAAGCTGAGCTTCGGGAAGCGGATAGGTGCCATGGAAATCCACGGGGTTTTGAGTGGCCAGAACAATGAATGGCTTTGGCAGATCGTGCCTGACACCTTCAATTGTCGCCTGACCTTCGCTCATCGCCTCAAGCAAAGCGGATTGTGTTCGCGGGGAAGCCCGGTTGATTTCATCTGCCAGCAGGACACTGCAGAAAACGGGCCCCTGCTGAAAACGAAAGGTGCCATCCCTGGGGTTGTAGATTGAAGAGCCAAGGATGTCATTCGGCAGCAGATCCGGGGTAAACTGAACGCGGCCAAATTCGGCGCCGGACAGCTTGGCCAGGGCTTTGGCCAGTGTCGTCTTGCCGACACCGGGGACATCTTCCATCAGTATGGAGCCACCAGCGGCGATTGCTGTGAGAATCAGTCGAATCGCATCGTCCTTGCCTCGAATGACACGTCCAAGAGTGTTCCGCAGCTTCTGCAGCCTGTCATGAAGTTCGGATAGGTCTTGCCCTGGCTCTGTCACTGGCATTGCTGGAATTCAATTTCTGGAAGGCTGTGGGGCGGGTATTTCAAAACATACTGGAGAAGTCGCCGGACGACTGTAATCCGGTCCGATTCAGTTGGCATAGTTCATGCAGATTTGAAATCACGAGATTGGCCGTGTGGAGATTCCATTAGCTTCAAAAAAGTGATGAGCATCGTGTCGAAAATGAGTCAGGAATTTTCCAGCGGCGTCTGTTCGCCGTGTTTCCCGTTGGCCCCTTTTTGTCTCGTCGAAAGTTACAGACACCTGAATCGGCTTGTTTCCTGATATCGAAGAGTTTCGGGCCGCGTGAAGATTAGCATTCCTCATGGTTTATGAAACGCTGCTCGCCAATGCCGGACGGATTGTTCACGGAAATTCAAAGCGGCAGGTTCGCGTGGTCCGAGGCTCCCGATTCTCGTCTGCCCGGAGGGTTGGTCTTGTGGCTTTTCCGGGGTTTCCGGTAGTCTGCGACCACTCTTCAGCAAACTCTGCGTCAGGTGATCAATGTTATGAAACACCGAATTTTCGTTGCCGGGCACCGTGGAATGGTGGGGGCTGCGATCGTGCGCTCGCTCAACCGTACCCAAACGGCAGAAATTCTGACGCGTACGCGGGCGGAACTGGATCTCTGCAACCGAGAGGCCGTGCAGGACTTTTTATCAGCAGAACGACCGGATGTTGTGATTCTTGCGGCAGCACGTGTTGGAGGCATTCAGGCTAATCTGGATGCCCCTGCAGAGTTCATCTACGAAAATCTGCAGATTCAGAACAGTGTCATCCATGGGTCCTGGGTTGCCGGAGTCCGAAAACTTTGTTTCCTCGGCAGTTCATGCATCTATCCCCGCCTGTGCCCTCAGCCCATGAAGGAAGAATACTTGCTGACGGGCCCGGTTGAGCCGACCAATGAGGGCTACGCGATTGCAAAGATTGCCGGCCTGAAGATGGCCCAGGCGTATCATCGGCAATATGGAATGGACGTACTTTGTGCGATGCCGTGTAATCTGTACGGCCCCAATGACAGCTTTGACCTTCAAAAATCACATGTATTAAGTGCGCTGGTGCGACGATTCGTTGATGCGCACGATTCGCAGATGCCTTCATTGACCTTATGGGGGACAGGTGCAGCGAGAAGAGAGTTCATGCATGTGGATGATCTTGCGGAAGCGGTGCTGTTCGCAATGGAACACTGGCAGTCGCCGGAAGTTATCAACATCGGCACAGGGGTCGACGTGTCGATTCGTGAGCTTGCAGAAGCGATTGCGGCGGAGGTTGGGTTCAAAGGCGAGTTGAAGTGGGACACTTCGAAACCAGATGGTATGCCGCGAAAGTGTATGGATGTGTCCAGACTGCAGAGTCTCGGGTATGAATCTCGCATCAGTCTGTCGGAAGGAATCCGTCAGATGATCAGCGAGTATCGATGTATCAAAAGCAATTCCATTGCTGACAACGACTTGAAGGATAAAGTCAATGATTCCGCTCATGAAGAACGCATTCCATCGGGAGCTGGAAACCCGACGGGCCCTGGCGGAATTCATTCTGGAAGCGCCGCGGCTTAGTATGGATACCGAATGCTTCCGTTTTGAAGAAGCATTCGCAGCTCACGAAGGACGCCGAGACGCGATCCTCTTCAATAGTGGCGGAAGTGCAAACCTTGCGCTGATGCAGGCGCTGAAGAATCTTGGTCGACTGGAAGACGAAGACAGAGTGGGTTTTTCTGCCCTCACGTGGGCAACCAACGTCATGCCCATCCTTCAGCTGGGTATGCAGCCGGTTCCTGTTGACTGCGATCCACAAACTCTGAACTGCATGTCCGAAAATCTTGAGCATCGCCTTCGGACAACAAAGCTGAAGTGTTTCTTCTTGACCAACGTGCTCGGCTACTGTGGTGATCTGGAGAATATTCGCCGAATCTGCGAAGAACGAGACATCATTCTGGTCGAGGATAATTGCGAATCGCTTGGAACGGAATTGCATACGGGGCGTGCCGGTGGCTTCGGCGTCGCCGCGACATTCTCTTTTTACGTTGCGCACCATATGTCAACCATCGAAGGTGGCATGGTTTGCACAGATGACGAAGAGCTGGCGGAAATGCTTCGCATCGTGCGGGCCAATGGCTGGGATCGTAATCTCAGAGCATCGCAGCAGATGAAGCTGCGTAATGAATTTCGCGTGAAGGGCGAGTTCGAAGCCAAGTACACGTTTTATGATCTGGGCTACAATCTTCGGCCAACGGAAATTACGGGCTTTCTCGGCAACCTGCAGTTGCAGCATCTGGACGACACTGTGCAGAAGCGAGCTGCGATACATGAACGGCTGGATGCCGCTGCTCAGCAAAATCCGGATTTGATCGGCCTCGATCGATCCCATATCAGGACGCTCAGCAGTTTCGCGTATCCGGTAATTTGTCGAAGCGAAGCAATTCGCGACCGCTTTGTTTTCCAGTTTGCAGGCGCAGGTGTTGAAATTCGCCCTGTGATCGCCGGTAACATGCAGCGACAGCCGTTTTACAGCCGTTATGTTGAACGACTTTATGATTTACCGGGGGCTGAATTTCTCCATAATAACGGCGTCTACTTTGGCGTGTATCCCGAACTGACGGAAACGGATCTGAATGTTCTCGGCGGATGTTTGAGCAGTTACTCGGGTAGTGCGTCCCGCGCGGCCTGAATGGTCTCGACTTGTAGAGGCCGATGCCAAAGCCGACAGTCCATTGAAGAACCATACGAAAGACAGCCCGAAGTATTAATGAGGGATGATTTCACGGGACATCCATC
This region of Planctomycetaceae bacterium genomic DNA includes:
- a CDS encoding MoxR family ATPase; amino-acid sequence: MPVTEPGQDLSELHDRLQKLRNTLGRVIRGKDDAIRLILTAIAAGGSILMEDVPGVGKTTLAKALAKLSGAEFGRVQFTPDLLPNDILGSSIYNPRDGTFRFQQGPVFCSVLLADEINRASPRTQSALLEAMSEGQATIEGVRHDLPKPFIVLATQNPVDFHGTYPLPEAQLDRFLMRVSLGYPEKEMEVAMLFDQAVALPIDDLTPILNQADILSIQKHVREITVEQSVAEYMIEIVNSTRYHNMLKLGVSPRGSLMLFRAAQSAAMLDQRSYVLPDDVQLVAAPVLAHRVVRTSKARYSGIMCSDLIREIVESLPVPA
- a CDS encoding DegT/DnrJ/EryC1/StrS family aminotransferase is translated as MIPLMKNAFHRELETRRALAEFILEAPRLSMDTECFRFEEAFAAHEGRRDAILFNSGGSANLALMQALKNLGRLEDEDRVGFSALTWATNVMPILQLGMQPVPVDCDPQTLNCMSENLEHRLRTTKLKCFFLTNVLGYCGDLENIRRICEERDIILVEDNCESLGTELHTGRAGGFGVAATFSFYVAHHMSTIEGGMVCTDDEELAEMLRIVRANGWDRNLRASQQMKLRNEFRVKGEFEAKYTFYDLGYNLRPTEITGFLGNLQLQHLDDTVQKRAAIHERLDAAAQQNPDLIGLDRSHIRTLSSFAYPVICRSEAIRDRFVFQFAGAGVEIRPVIAGNMQRQPFYSRYVERLYDLPGAEFLHNNGVYFGVYPELTETDLNVLGGCLSSYSGSASRAA
- a CDS encoding GDP-L-fucose synthase, whose product is MKHRIFVAGHRGMVGAAIVRSLNRTQTAEILTRTRAELDLCNREAVQDFLSAERPDVVILAAARVGGIQANLDAPAEFIYENLQIQNSVIHGSWVAGVRKLCFLGSSCIYPRLCPQPMKEEYLLTGPVEPTNEGYAIAKIAGLKMAQAYHRQYGMDVLCAMPCNLYGPNDSFDLQKSHVLSALVRRFVDAHDSQMPSLTLWGTGAARREFMHVDDLAEAVLFAMEHWQSPEVINIGTGVDVSIRELAEAIAAEVGFKGELKWDTSKPDGMPRKCMDVSRLQSLGYESRISLSEGIRQMISEYRCIKSNSIADNDLKDKVNDSAHEERIPSGAGNPTGPGGIHSGSAAA